The genomic interval AAGCACTTGGGGACGCTTTCACCGAAATTCAGTATCTAACAAATCTTTCTCACGTTATGCAGGTATAAAAatcttttaatatataaacaagtattaaaaaaCATCGGTTAGaaaaaaatagaacatttaattattaaatgctcAAACCTAATCTTCATGTTAACTCTGATGGTTTCTCTTTTCTACATTTATTTGCCTCAACATGTAACATATATTCGAACGTTCCAGTCGGTTTTCAAAGAATGTTCCCTGACTGTTGAGGAAACTGAGAAACCTATGTTACAGATAGCCAAATATGCCAACGGAGACCATGATAAGGTTAGATATATTAGATTAGCGCCAACAACTATATATGCAATATCTTGCTATGGCCATAGTTTGTGTCTTTTTTATTTCCCCTCTAAACCTAAACCATATACATTTTTTCTGCTAGAACCTTAtatgtttcgtgtatttttaaaatgaactTGACACAGCTTGTCACTTTGTTGGGTCCCTAGCCCGAAGATTATGGTCGTATATTAATGTCAGAAGTCAAATGCTTGTCaggacttaaaattaaaaaaaaaattcaaacaacaaATGCGATTGTTGCCTATTGCGATTCAAGCCATGACCTTAAGGTCAGATGTAAAATGTAGGTCATTATACAGCTTTTTGGGCCGTTGTCTTTTGTTTACATAGTTTTCAACGCTTGCAATATCGAATTGGCCTGTCGAGTGCTGAACGCTATGCCCCCATATTTAAGGTTCAATGTCAAACTTAGAGATCAACTATCAAACTTGTACACAATGGATTATTTGTAGGCTTTACCTATTTCACTTGCATCAATCTTCTCTGTTAATAATTACTTGCGACGAATGTCTATTGTTTGTCTATatctcaataaaaaataaaaacactcttAAGGTTGATGTTGCGTGTTATTGGCATGCCCCTTTGATGTGTCGAAACATATAACATGAGCGTATTCACTTCTTTGACATACATACACTTCTTTGAATGACACGCAAATAAGTGTTCATCTGAACTTGAAGCAGAAGTTctgaaaacatttaacaaatcCAGTGTGgaataaatatgaaaatacaaGCTATAGTGCATACATTTATGTAATTTCATAAAATTACCTTATGGGTTTGTCTTGTAAAATATCAATTCCTATTTGATTGACCAGACCATAACTTCAGAGCATGTATTTGCACCTGCAGGTGCGACACGCCCTACGAGTTGTTCGAAGGCCAATTGGTCAGAAACAGAGTACACGAGAGTGCGTTGTAAGGGTAAGTTTTGATTGAAGATGTTGACAGTCTATTCACTTTCTTTTAAAcgtttcatttttagctcgacttttcgaagaaaaattaGAGCTATACCACTCGCCCCGTCGTCGGCGTCGCCGTtggttaatattttttataaagtcaaatacctttaacactatcaaagataattaagtTAAACTTGGAACACTTCTTTCTCATAACAAGAAAATTGTGTAGGTCAAGGctcataactctgtcagcattacttttagagttatgctcctttttatacctagaaaattgaaaatttggaaaggttttgtgtttgggtccacttcctaaagtatcaaagttattgctttcaaacttgcaacacatactaactatcataagaggactgtgcaggcaaagttatgtaactctgactggcattttgacagaattatggccctttttatgctaagaaaattgaaaatttatttaagttttgtgtttttgtccatttactcttaaagtatcatagctattgctttcagacttgctccagcagctggagttacTCTTCTTTAtattggaacactcgctaactaccataaggggactgtacaggacaagttgtgTAACTCTGATTGGACTTTAACGGAGTTATAACCCTTtattgacttagtaactttgaatattttgttaatttttagcgacccttttttggagaaaacccgaggtattgtcatagcctatTCGTCGTCCGACGTGCGCCAgtgccggcgtcgtgctaaaacctttacattggctttaaaatcaaagtgcttccagctacaactttaaaacttcatatatagatgcaccttaatgagttctacacgccacatccattttggatcactagatcaaaggtcaaggtcactgtgatctctaaaaaaaaatctgacaagctttcgcagccgagcgtggcacccgtcatgcggtgctcttgttgtgttTAGAtacactttacttctaaagtatcaaggctattgctttcgaacttaaaatactttcttactttCATGAAGGTACTTtaactggcaagttgaatttgaccttgaactttagattaccttgaatctcaaggtcaaataaataaattgttcttaaattgccataacttctttatatagGATCAGATtgtattcatactttgacaaaagaaCACTTACCGGACATACCACAAtgaactccacccaaaccatccccatgcCCCACCACAGAATTCccgcccccccccaaaaaaaaaaaaaaaaacaaacaaaaaaacacaaacacaacaacacaattaggtacaaatatttatttttttcctttttttttcttatttttgaaatatcatctaaagaaagattttttaaacatggtaaaaaacacaaagatttatttttattatctaaGTTTTCGAAAGACCGCCCATCCGTCCCACCCAAgcttttgctatcaaacttgaaatataatcttattagtttgttttatgtctttacaaatgttcaatagattgtggaaaatatacctgaactcagaatcgtctataatgaaccacttctttaaaacatatcagcgataaatatgtttcaattatggtcctcttctaGTTAGAATATGACttaattaccttgaccttattgaatataacaaattcccatgatggcttacgttatactgtcaagcactcgaaaagtcttctgacagctcttgtttattttacatgCGTTTAAGTGCAACATATAGAGTATACATGgctggtgccgagatggagaaagtttatccggtcaggcttagaaaaagaaaatagggcgagctctatatttctttttcgggccgaatcGGATAAAATTTCtatatttatcctgcttcatgccgtttacacattttatcaaagacaaatgattaattgacataacaatataattattcttgtcgagcctccttcatgtacacaacattccagacgaccgaataactaccgattgtgtcacttAAAatatagttccactttaaactgttccgtTTAagactttcctattgaaaatataagaaaaaattaTATGAGAACAAACGAATCgataatgtgatatttttcttggtaaaaaatgaaaaaaaacatgcagcagcaaaacacaaattaaatgttatttacctgAATGACAATGTTAATCCATTGCTTagaatataacaataaatttaaaacgATAAACACATCCATTTTCTATTATTCCATCCCgttgtcgaaatccattttctgcTTTTCCGTCCCTATTATCGAaaagtattttaaaccacactatatTTCGATAGCGTTTGTTTCGAATACTAACCACTCTGACATAAAACCCGATTttcgaaatcgtaatcctgccgtaggtttagcgaattattttattcctatcgaagtaaacaattatgaatgacaaacacacaatccgaaatacatttatgattcgttcgatgcttttaaaatattaaaaaaaaatactgttaaaaccaccatgtcaaaattgttgtctctaaatcctgagagaaactagatgatatgttttgtctgagaaatgacgtcacactagatacgtcataaattgcgtaatcaagtaaatgaaaatgaataatacggaaagctggttcggttatatattttacagaagaaaaaaaaatgatgatatataatataaggataacattcatgatgcgtcccaataaatttcaaaggtcaaatattagaacatgttaatcgtcacagcgtgcttaggaatacactacttcctgttgaccggagataggacaatttattcgaccctgctttatttggtctaTTTTTGCAACAGTTGCAGGATAAATTTGTGACATGTGCatcacaaaatattttattgttcatttatcacaagtttaaaatgttgtttttttacaggaTATAGTCTCTAAAGTGAAACCAGACGATTTGTTTACCAGTCATAATGTGCCTGGTGCCACAGTCAGAAACATTCAACTATTTCTTAATGATTTGGCGGAAGTTTGCTGGCTGATGTGTATTGCTAACCCACCTTTAAAACTTAACTTTGATGTAAAAGGCACTGATTACAACTGTGTCAGCCATCGATTTATGGAATTCGCAACTATTGGGAACAACACATATTCTGATGGCGAACCCGGCGCAGTATATCTTGTTGCTTGGCCTTCTGTGGAACGTGAGGACAACAGTGGGTTTTTGAAGAAAGGCGAAGTAATTGTGTGTCGATAAATCggaaaaaagcaaaatattgttttgaatgaTTGAAACAGTTTATATGTGTTCTTTTAGAGAAGCA from Dreissena polymorpha isolate Duluth1 chromosome 1, UMN_Dpol_1.0, whole genome shotgun sequence carries:
- the LOC127860524 gene encoding uncharacterized protein LOC127860524 — its product is MLRIPFRIPRIWTVVGLPILAISFIFRMVWRKAPSAECSDLQMEVDSLTKEVDSLRKQIDILRQDNDMLRNKNNELYKQGAQMMEESGSLENTNDEFSNTRLAERFDGALKKRWIDLCEALGDAFTEIQYLTNLSHVMQSVFKECSLTVEETEKPMLQIAKYANGDHDKVRHALRVVRRPIGQKQSTRECVVRDIVSKVKPDDLFTSHNVPGATVRNIQLFLNDLAEVCWLMCIANPPLKLNFDVKGTDYNCVSHRFMEFATIGNNTYSDGEPGAVYLVAWPSVEREDNSGFLKKGEVIVCR